CCGCGGTCATTGACGCGGACGATAATGGATCGCCGGTTCTCGAGATTCGTCACCCTCACGTGGGTGGGAAGGGGGAGGTACTTATGGGCGGCCGTCAACCCTTCAGGGAAGAAGGCCTCCCCATTCGCGGTCATATGCCCGCCCTTCTTGTTCCGGGTTTCGTACCCGTACCAAGAGGCGATACCTGTCTCCCGGTAACGCGCCGCCTCCTCTATGGACATGGGCACATACTTCTTTCCCCGGACGACGTAAGGTGAATTCTTAACGCGACCTTTTCGGATCGCCTCCTTCGGCGGAAGCCCGTCCATTGATTCGATCTCTTCGTGGGTCAGGGGCCACGAAAGGGGTGCGATGACAACCTTAAAGGTGAAACCACCTACCTTGTAAACGACTTTCCCGGTACCCAGGGCCACCTTGGTGACGCCCTTCGTAACCTTATAGGTGGTCT
The genomic region above belongs to Deltaproteobacteria bacterium and contains:
- a CDS encoding septal ring lytic transglycosylase RlpA family protein — encoded protein: MLSTGYDIVEGTVKTTYKVTKGVTKVALGTGKVVYKVGGFTFKVVIAPLSWPLTHEEIESMDGLPPKEAIRKGRVKNSPYVVRGKKYVPMSIEEAARYRETGIASWYGYETRNKKGGHMTANGEAFFPEGLTAAHKYLPLPTHVRVTNLENRRSIIVRVNDRGPFVKGRIIDLSAGAAKRLGFYRKGTARVLVETVKLEGAAG